GAAGGATTTTTGAAGTTCATATGTGAAGTTTTCCTTGATAAGTATAGCCACATAGATGCAGTAGAACTGACAGCAATTGAAGTCCCCTTCGATCATGTACTCGTTCCAAAAGGGGAAGGACATGTAAATAGTGATGTTGTTTTTCGATGTTCCAGAAATGAAAGGGCTACCACTACAATCGAGGTGAAAAGGACACCTAGCGGAAGCAAAATCGTTAAGCATTCAAGTGGAATAGTGGATGTCCATTTAATCAAGGTTAAAGGAAGCTCTTTTTATGGATTTATTCAAGATGAATACACCACACTGCCGGAGGCTCAAGATCGGCCACTATTTATTTACTTGGATTTCGATTGGGAATACAGCCATTGGGAGGATGCCACTGGCGCGAATCCAGAGAAATATGTAGCAGCAGAACAAATTTGTGATATTGCAAATACAGTGTTCCATGAACTGGATAACCGTTCGATTCAGCAGCTCATTTATCATATCGGTACTAGGATTTTGGAACGGTTCCCGCAGCTTGCGAATGTTCAATTTAAAACGAATAATCGTACCTGGGAAACAGTAGTAGATATCATTCCGAATTCAGAAGGAAGTGTCTATCAGGAACCTCGTCCTCCATTTGGCTTCCAAGGCTTTGTCGTTACGCAAGAAGACGTTAAACAAAAAAAGGCAGCTGAATCAACTGTAGAGGTTTCCCGATAATGGACAGTAAGCTGACCACACATGTTTTAGATTTGTCTAAAGGCCTTCCGGCAAATGGGATGAAGATAGAGCTTTGGGCCATAAAGAATCAGGGAGAACA
This genomic stretch from Peribacillus muralis harbors:
- the pucL gene encoding factor-independent urate hydroxylase; protein product: MTVQNEKRTMYYGKGDVFVYRTYVKPLTGLRRIPESRFIERDNTIFGFNCQISLKGDAFLSSFTEGDNSLVVATDSMKNIIHRQAANYQGNTAEGFLKFICEVFLDKYSHIDAVELTAIEVPFDHVLVPKGEGHVNSDVVFRCSRNERATTTIEVKRTPSGSKIVKHSSGIVDVHLIKVKGSSFYGFIQDEYTTLPEAQDRPLFIYLDFDWEYSHWEDATGANPEKYVAAEQICDIANTVFHELDNRSIQQLIYHIGTRILERFPQLANVQFKTNNRTWETVVDIIPNSEGSVYQEPRPPFGFQGFVVTQEDVKQKKAAESTVEVSR